In Anaerolineales bacterium, one DNA window encodes the following:
- the recA gene encoding recombinase RecA: protein MARKRSASAEAAQTQNVDNARQAVLDKAVGDILKRYGDGSIMRLGEAHGMVTEVIPTGSLSLDIALGVGGIPRGRVIEIYGPESSGKTTLCQHIVAEAQRLGGTAAFIDMEHALDPSYAAKVGVDIDNLLVSQPDTGEQALEIAETLVRSGAVDVVVVDSVAALVPRSEIEGDMGDATMGVQARLMSQALRKLSGAINQTKTAVIFTNQLRQKIGVMFGNPETTTGGQALKFYASVRLDVRRIQSIKVGEEVIGNRTRVKVVKNKMAPPFRTAEFDIMFNEGISKAGDVLDLATKFEVITKRGAFFSYGDLRLGQGRENAKDFLRSNPNMMAEIEGVIRQKSMAGEIVLPLDMGAEVAEPAGGNEEEA from the coding sequence ATGGCTAGAAAACGTTCCGCATCCGCAGAAGCTGCACAGACTCAAAACGTGGATAATGCCAGGCAGGCCGTGCTCGACAAGGCTGTCGGCGATATTTTGAAACGCTACGGAGACGGCTCGATCATGCGCCTCGGCGAAGCCCACGGAATGGTGACCGAGGTGATTCCCACCGGTTCGCTCTCCCTCGACATTGCCCTCGGCGTCGGCGGCATTCCGCGCGGGCGCGTCATCGAAATCTACGGGCCTGAGTCTTCCGGCAAAACGACCCTTTGTCAGCACATTGTGGCGGAAGCGCAGAGACTGGGTGGCACCGCTGCATTTATAGACATGGAACATGCGCTTGACCCGTCCTATGCCGCCAAAGTCGGCGTGGATATTGATAACCTGCTTGTCTCCCAGCCGGATACGGGTGAACAGGCGCTCGAGATCGCAGAGACCCTCGTGCGCTCCGGGGCAGTGGATGTCGTTGTGGTTGATTCCGTTGCCGCGCTTGTGCCGCGTTCCGAGATCGAAGGCGATATGGGCGATGCCACCATGGGTGTGCAGGCGCGCCTTATGTCACAGGCGCTCCGCAAATTGAGCGGCGCGATCAACCAGACCAAGACCGCCGTCATCTTCACCAATCAATTGCGCCAGAAGATCGGTGTGATGTTCGGCAACCCCGAAACCACCACAGGCGGCCAGGCGCTCAAGTTCTACGCCTCCGTGCGTCTTGATGTGCGCCGCATCCAGTCCATCAAGGTGGGCGAGGAGGTCATCGGCAACCGCACACGCGTCAAGGTGGTTAAGAACAAGATGGCGCCTCCCTTCCGCACGGCCGAATTTGACATCATGTTCAACGAAGGCATCTCGAAGGCCGGTGATGTCCTCGATCTGGCAACCAAGTTTGAGGTCATAACCAAGCGCGGCGCGTTCTTCTCCTACGGTGACCTGCGTCTCGGTCAGGGGCGCGAGAATGCAAAGGATTTCCTGCGTTCCAATCCCAACATGATGGCGGAGATCGAAGGTGTCATCCGTCAGAAATCGATGGCGGGCGAGATCGTCCTGCCGCTTGATATGGGCGCGGAGGTGGCCGAACCTGCTGGCGGAAATGAAGAAGAAGCGTAA